From one Trueperella pyogenes genomic stretch:
- a CDS encoding O-acetylhomoserine aminocarboxypropyltransferase/cysteine synthase family protein encodes MKDETKYIHAGYEPRNGDPRQLPIVQSTTYTYDSSDAIAAVFDEPTHALIYSRFANPTVMAVEKKIAALEGGAAAMATSSGQAATLMSILNLCSAGDSFVSSSEVYGGTANLFSVTLKKLGIEVIYIDPDAPADELAAAFKDNTKALFGEMIANPSMSVLDVEKFARVAHAAGVPLIVDSTFATPVLCKPIEFGADVVIHSTSKYMDGHAVQVGGVIVDAGKFDYRNGKFPDFTEPDASYHGVVYTKDYAPAPYIIKARMQLQRDFGAYPAAQSAFVLNLSLESLHLRMQRHSENALKVARFLETHDAVQEVRYPGLESFKYHELAKKYLRGGYSGVVCIDLGDRERGTRFMDALKLVARQVHVADSRSCVLHPASTTHRQLTDAELTSAGITPGLVRLSVGVEHADDIIADVAQALDQL; translated from the coding sequence CAAGTACATTCACGCAGGATATGAACCCAGAAATGGCGACCCGCGCCAGCTGCCCATCGTGCAGTCAACGACGTACACCTACGATTCGTCGGACGCGATCGCCGCAGTTTTTGACGAACCGACGCATGCCCTCATCTACTCGCGCTTTGCAAACCCGACCGTGATGGCGGTCGAAAAGAAGATCGCGGCGCTGGAGGGAGGCGCAGCGGCGATGGCAACGTCCTCCGGTCAGGCCGCCACGCTGATGTCGATCCTGAACCTGTGCTCGGCTGGTGATTCTTTCGTCTCTTCTTCCGAGGTCTACGGCGGCACGGCCAATCTCTTCTCTGTCACCCTCAAGAAACTGGGCATTGAGGTTATCTACATTGACCCCGACGCGCCCGCGGACGAACTTGCCGCGGCTTTCAAAGACAACACGAAGGCCCTGTTCGGTGAGATGATCGCGAATCCGTCAATGTCTGTGCTTGACGTGGAGAAGTTCGCCCGCGTGGCCCACGCGGCTGGCGTGCCACTCATCGTCGATTCCACCTTCGCTACGCCGGTGCTGTGCAAGCCAATCGAGTTCGGTGCGGACGTCGTTATTCACTCGACGTCAAAATACATGGACGGGCATGCCGTGCAGGTGGGCGGCGTCATTGTTGACGCCGGAAAATTTGACTACAGAAATGGCAAGTTCCCCGATTTCACTGAGCCCGACGCGTCCTATCACGGCGTCGTCTACACGAAGGATTACGCGCCCGCCCCTTACATTATTAAGGCCCGCATGCAGCTTCAACGCGATTTCGGCGCATACCCGGCGGCACAGTCGGCGTTTGTGCTGAACTTGTCGCTAGAGTCGCTTCACCTGCGCATGCAGCGTCACAGCGAGAACGCGCTCAAGGTGGCGCGTTTTCTCGAAACGCACGACGCCGTCCAAGAAGTCCGCTATCCAGGCTTGGAGTCCTTTAAATATCACGAGCTGGCCAAGAAGTATCTGCGCGGCGGATATTCAGGGGTGGTGTGCATTGACCTCGGGGATCGCGAAAGAGGCACCCGCTTCATGGACGCGCTCAAGCTGGTCGCTCGTCAGGTACACGTGGCAGATTCGCGTTCGTGCGTGCTACACCCGGCGTCGACGACGCATCGGCAGCTCACCGACGCCGAACTTACGAGCGCTGGCATTACGCCTGGCCTGGTACGCCTCTCAGTGGGAGTCGAGCATGCGGACGACATCATCGCGGACGTCGCGCAGGCGCTTGATCAGCTCTAG